A single region of the Deltaproteobacteria bacterium genome encodes:
- a CDS encoding PilC/PilY family type IV pilus protein codes for MFIFSTNLKAKILIPRIKIFCLLLLLLFVTGAKGEPIKKNEVEDLNVIISQIVGGQPNVLFITDLSGSMIRSFGNSQLGNWDGSNDNGTLDVCEALHCGSSCGSFVERAVAAHCAENIANVSVCGAKNCIGGFGSCDTQEQFDNFMTCINGSGALTQAQIDDVLDLWCGDNDGFYEPSGDDICGVNDGTAPDGIFEFEGAAAALDARANLTECSASSCTADDDTDPFDDYACDLSGEYSTFRTCMFNLQAIDINKNANCTGGTANPPYCRGQPAYGSSRLDSLLSVIFDFLDADDSLAGLMCDDTGNLFDGTSSSISCQDYMTTPFRNVRQIVRQDGQPASNRKLPITGASDTFLVNELNSADGDELGVRLRPLTYSGEGNWAGCTNQGTFRLAQGGFAGASEANLRNVWSFFRRQEGSGGTPLAWVLGLDDSNENGTQGGNVINDDTLGAFRVELQSDPSIECRPEFVIILTDGEDTCAGQPSGPSGSGQTTGSITTNANRRSSIQAVSNLRTYYARNPVQNRGQTFKKEVLTFVIGLGIQDPVARRTLNAMALAGGTHTQGIIQHVGPDGQNVIGAVSMNDGAIFPQGTPFDVFIDLAEAKGIDTSPSAAQLQGCKSADRSESGVCAFQGTNIFDNIFFDTGTPFNGTDKKLQKFAFFVNSAEELTQALTDITNFVKVFSTSGVSPTAPQSSTAVALRDRIFLSILTPITTDRLWQGRVALFGFVDVPASEGNKEVIRRPPPGSDLTSPTVVESLAIFSNTGTLNDNAKQFFWEAGKELAERDIVSSARNLFTVKAPDLIDGDSVEDPPFSGNDFDTSGNAIRYTGPLVALDDDANPLNPGQFGISNDDVTDPIPEFCNPPGGPTTQCEGATAIVDCTTVTDSACVTCVKECIRDEIIDFMVGNTEIPTVGDPMGTPSLDSQPSQQDGASPFTSMGYNCPDPEDDNGDANLGSLDTCSVRLGDVFHSNPVVVGSPSPLFFDAGFQQFAVNFKDRSAVVYVGANDGFLHAFHAGEFRDPNAAGVQQADKINPFTLKEEIFPFFSEGTGFELFGVAMPTYLPDSLALPSIEAESPAEIVFGTPPPPDYRTGDFKTFVTDNFAQRSFSDGSPVIGDVFIDGFPNGIPEDAQLCPGLVNTADGQIDLCGREWHTVMLAGSRNGGGAYIALDVTNPACGEDCGTSDSLHEHVNNGADLLEYPKHMWALFDRDFGNTWSTPSMGRIRLKVTDGADTKTVDRWVMFVGGGLDPLDTDPTNGVSFGNAFVVVDISTGKEIFKFHPDRPIPSGASALPNVSEMVCDVPSRITAVDINSDGYTDLAYFGDTCGRMWRFDVSMPIEVSGSISDSGPGGSLNIVADDWTGSVAFCANTDAECFDAGGAAAVPQNDVEAIYFAPTIVLDDLGRRHVIFTTGDRRDPSNVLKSGKLYNLIDDYIPAFLAGGTATGGLPVKTATTLISAGQVIELQAQSGVTEQFISSADNNFTSDQGEFLVIFPSNLTIPQGGEKGFGVPVVINRVLIFTTFAPELGSTNPCIGGTGLGRIFAIDFITGAAALTRIPGVNETEILKGTSDQKNAAAGATVAEGMPTPAQLTFGARGSVLMSVAFTGGPVAGGSQFLVWELPPLPTRTQTLFWEEIL; via the coding sequence ATGTTTATTTTCAGCACTAATTTGAAGGCAAAAATTTTAATACCGAGAATAAAAATATTCTGCCTCTTGCTTCTTTTACTCTTTGTAACGGGAGCAAAGGGAGAACCTATAAAGAAAAATGAGGTCGAGGACCTGAACGTCATAATTTCCCAGATAGTGGGCGGACAGCCGAACGTGCTCTTCATAACGGATCTGTCGGGATCGATGATAAGAAGTTTCGGGAATTCGCAGCTTGGTAACTGGGACGGTAGTAACGATAACGGTACGCTGGATGTATGTGAGGCGCTTCATTGCGGTAGTAGCTGCGGAAGCTTTGTCGAGAGGGCGGTTGCTGCTCACTGCGCGGAGAATATCGCAAACGTCTCGGTATGCGGGGCCAAGAACTGCATAGGAGGTTTCGGATCCTGCGACACCCAAGAGCAATTCGATAATTTTATGACCTGTATCAACGGTTCGGGGGCGTTAACGCAAGCTCAAATCGATGACGTTCTGGATCTGTGGTGCGGGGACAATGACGGTTTCTATGAGCCCTCCGGGGATGACATATGCGGTGTGAATGACGGTACCGCTCCTGACGGAATATTTGAATTCGAAGGGGCGGCGGCGGCTCTGGACGCGAGGGCGAATCTCACGGAGTGCTCCGCCTCGTCATGTACCGCCGACGATGACACAGACCCCTTTGACGATTATGCCTGCGATCTTTCCGGCGAGTATTCAACTTTCAGAACCTGCATGTTCAATCTTCAGGCGATTGATATAAACAAGAATGCAAATTGCACGGGCGGCACCGCTAACCCCCCTTACTGCAGGGGTCAGCCCGCTTACGGCTCAAGCCGTCTCGATTCTCTCCTGAGCGTTATTTTTGACTTTCTGGACGCGGATGATTCGCTTGCGGGCCTGATGTGTGATGATACCGGCAACCTGTTTGACGGCACCAGCAGCTCTATAAGCTGCCAGGACTACATGACCACGCCGTTCAGAAACGTAAGGCAGATTGTGAGGCAGGACGGACAGCCAGCTTCCAATAGAAAGCTTCCGATTACCGGGGCTAGCGATACTTTCCTGGTAAATGAATTAAATAGTGCTGACGGGGACGAATTGGGCGTCAGGCTGCGGCCGCTGACCTATTCGGGGGAAGGGAACTGGGCCGGCTGCACCAATCAGGGTACTTTCAGACTTGCTCAGGGCGGATTCGCGGGAGCGAGCGAAGCAAATCTCAGAAACGTCTGGAGCTTTTTCCGGAGGCAGGAGGGATCAGGCGGGACTCCGCTCGCGTGGGTGCTTGGGCTAGACGACAGCAACGAAAACGGTACTCAGGGCGGTAATGTTATTAATGATGACACTCTGGGCGCGTTCCGGGTAGAGCTCCAGTCTGACCCGTCCATAGAGTGCCGTCCCGAATTCGTGATTATCCTTACGGACGGGGAGGATACCTGTGCAGGGCAACCGAGCGGTCCTTCGGGCAGCGGCCAGACTACCGGTAGTATTACGACAAACGCGAACAGGAGAAGCTCGATCCAGGCGGTAAGCAATCTTAGAACCTATTATGCGAGAAACCCCGTGCAGAACAGGGGACAGACTTTTAAGAAGGAAGTGCTCACATTTGTAATAGGACTCGGTATTCAGGACCCGGTGGCAAGAAGAACTCTGAACGCAATGGCGCTTGCCGGAGGGACGCATACACAGGGAATAATACAGCATGTAGGACCCGACGGACAGAATGTGATCGGTGCTGTGAGCATGAATGACGGGGCGATATTCCCGCAGGGAACTCCATTTGATGTTTTCATAGACCTGGCCGAAGCGAAGGGTATCGACACAAGCCCCTCGGCGGCTCAGCTGCAGGGCTGCAAGTCTGCGGACAGGAGTGAGTCCGGGGTTTGCGCTTTTCAGGGAACGAATATTTTCGACAACATCTTTTTTGATACCGGAACGCCTTTTAACGGAACCGACAAGAAACTGCAAAAATTCGCTTTTTTTGTAAACAGCGCCGAAGAGCTGACGCAGGCATTGACAGATATCACAAACTTCGTGAAGGTCTTCAGTACTTCGGGTGTGTCGCCCACGGCTCCTCAGTCATCGACTGCCGTCGCGCTCAGAGACAGAATATTCCTCTCCATACTTACCCCAATAACAACGGACAGGCTTTGGCAGGGAAGGGTGGCGCTTTTCGGATTCGTCGATGTGCCCGCAAGTGAAGGGAATAAAGAAGTAATACGAAGACCGCCTCCGGGGTCTGACCTTACATCCCCGACTGTCGTGGAGAGCCTGGCCATTTTCAGTAACACCGGTACGCTCAATGACAATGCCAAGCAATTTTTCTGGGAAGCGGGGAAAGAGCTGGCTGAAAGGGATATAGTATCTTCAGCCCGTAATCTTTTTACCGTTAAAGCGCCGGATTTGATAGACGGGGACAGTGTCGAAGACCCTCCGTTTAGCGGGAATGATTTCGATACTTCGGGCAACGCGATCAGGTATACGGGCCCTCTGGTAGCCCTTGATGATGACGCTAATCCGCTCAATCCAGGACAGTTCGGCATAAGTAACGACGACGTTACCGATCCCATTCCCGAGTTTTGTAATCCACCCGGAGGACCTACAACCCAGTGTGAAGGAGCCACGGCAATAGTTGATTGCACCACAGTAACGGATTCAGCGTGCGTTACCTGTGTGAAGGAGTGCATCAGGGACGAAATAATCGATTTTATGGTTGGAAATACCGAGATTCCCACTGTAGGAGACCCTATGGGCACGCCGTCGCTGGACTCGCAGCCCTCTCAGCAGGACGGAGCGAGCCCTTTTACTTCGATGGGATACAATTGTCCGGACCCCGAGGACGACAATGGAGACGCAAACCTGGGCAGTCTGGACACGTGCTCAGTCAGGCTGGGGGACGTGTTCCATTCTAACCCTGTTGTTGTCGGCTCGCCGTCTCCGCTATTCTTCGACGCGGGTTTCCAGCAGTTTGCGGTCAATTTTAAGGACAGATCGGCGGTCGTGTACGTCGGGGCGAACGACGGATTTCTCCATGCTTTCCATGCCGGCGAGTTCAGGGATCCGAACGCGGCGGGAGTGCAGCAAGCTGACAAGATTAATCCGTTTACACTGAAAGAAGAAATTTTCCCGTTTTTTAGCGAGGGTACGGGATTTGAGCTGTTCGGAGTCGCGATGCCGACTTATCTGCCGGACTCGCTTGCGCTCCCTTCAATAGAAGCGGAATCCCCTGCCGAAATAGTTTTCGGAACCCCGCCTCCTCCTGATTACAGGACCGGGGACTTTAAAACATTTGTTACGGATAACTTCGCTCAGAGGTCTTTTTCGGACGGTTCCCCCGTAATCGGGGATGTGTTCATAGACGGATTTCCTAACGGTATCCCGGAGGACGCGCAGTTATGTCCGGGTTTGGTCAACACGGCTGACGGACAAATAGACCTTTGCGGCAGGGAGTGGCACACAGTAATGCTCGCAGGTTCGAGAAACGGAGGGGGGGCTTATATCGCTCTTGATGTTACGAATCCCGCTTGCGGCGAGGATTGCGGGACATCCGACAGTCTGCACGAGCATGTCAATAACGGTGCCGATCTTCTTGAGTACCCCAAACATATGTGGGCCTTGTTTGACAGGGATTTCGGTAATACGTGGTCGACGCCCTCCATGGGGAGGATAAGACTTAAAGTGACCGACGGGGCTGACACAAAAACGGTTGACAGGTGGGTGATGTTCGTAGGAGGAGGACTGGACCCGCTCGATACCGATCCGACAAACGGAGTGAGCTTCGGCAACGCGTTCGTGGTCGTAGATATAAGCACGGGAAAGGAAATATTCAAATTTCATCCGGACAGACCGATACCGTCAGGGGCATCGGCTCTTCCTAATGTCAGTGAAATGGTGTGTGATGTGCCGAGCCGTATAACAGCGGTCGATATAAATTCCGACGGATATACGGACCTTGCCTATTTCGGGGACACCTGCGGAAGGATGTGGAGGTTCGATGTCTCGATGCCTATTGAGGTAAGCGGAAGCATTTCCGACAGCGGGCCCGGCGGCAGTCTGAATATAGTAGCCGATGACTGGACCGGGTCGGTGGCATTTTGTGCGAATACGGATGCGGAATGTTTTGACGCCGGAGGCGCCGCCGCCGTGCCGCAAAATGATGTTGAAGCCATATATTTTGCCCCTACGATTGTGCTCGATGATCTGGGGAGGCGGCATGTAATCTTTACTACAGGTGACAGAAGAGATCCGAGCAACGTATTGAAATCAGGAAAGCTCTATAACTTAATAGACGACTATATACCGGCATTCCTGGCCGGCGGGACCGCGACAGGCGGCTTGCCGGTTAAAACAGCAACTACGCTTATTTCCGCGGGACAGGTCATAGAGCTGCAGGCGCAGTCGGGAGTGACCGAGCAGTTCATTTCATCCGCCGATAACAACTTTACCTCAGACCAGGGCGAATTTCTGGTTATATTCCCGAGCAACCTCACCATCCCCCAGGGGGGTGAAAAGGGATTCGGCGTTCCGGTAGTCATTAACAGGGTGCTTATCTTCACCACTTTCGCTCCGGAGCTCGGGTCGACTAACCCGTGCATCGGCGGAACCGGATTGGGAAGGATTTTCGCCATAGATTTTATTACAGGCGCGGCAGCGCTGACACGTATCCCGGGTGTTAATGAAACCGAAATCCTTAAGGGTACGAGCGACCAGAAAAACGCGGCAGCCGGCGCGACTGTGGCTGAAGGCATGCCGACCCCGGCCCAGCTTACTTTTGGCGCAAGGGGTTCGGTGCTGATGTCCGTTGCCTTTACCGGAGGCCCTGTTGCGGGCGGCTCGCAGTTTCTGGTATGGGAGCTGCCTCCGCTTCCCACAAGGACTCAAACACTATTCTGGGAAGAGATTCTGTAA
- a CDS encoding prepilin-type N-terminal cleavage/methylation domain-containing protein, whose translation METIKNNKGFTMIELMIAVSILAFIIAGMTIALQQQQRQFGLTKEAVEVDQTGRSTLDFLATEIRNAGSRQGKTFAVQFFNGGSEGNNPCTADTANDGSVNSPPDCVTIYTWDITRGQNGANLPSVPAVIEVLTSSPLKLLLPPQWFEGGVLIGETQADVDIFLGVRSRTALCNPDSTINCNVEPEKCTECSVILKASVLGAEKSAVIDSLDDIKANNFPVSSFAGISDFVNGVLVNGVSYGFFPTFASQTSEITIVDAKTLRVDLATDELLLEQNGGQPQPIAGGPNAPGIVDIQLVFNLQDPDGGITKVGVPLAAASNMYPDFSNAALNGREQDLRSVEIYLVVKSKMKPKKLQGGEHVQTLPAIGDVLERTVTSPSSTTNEPEEGYTYRVLSTTVYMRNHSREEFG comes from the coding sequence ATGGAGACTATTAAAAATAATAAGGGTTTTACGATGATCGAGCTGATGATTGCCGTTTCGATTCTGGCGTTTATCATCGCGGGAATGACAATAGCTCTTCAGCAGCAGCAGAGGCAGTTCGGACTGACCAAAGAGGCTGTTGAGGTGGATCAGACGGGGAGATCGACGCTGGATTTTCTCGCGACCGAAATCAGAAACGCAGGCTCAAGGCAGGGAAAAACCTTTGCGGTGCAGTTTTTTAACGGCGGCAGCGAAGGCAATAACCCCTGCACTGCCGATACGGCCAACGACGGCTCGGTTAATTCCCCTCCTGACTGCGTAACCATATATACATGGGATATAACTCGCGGGCAAAACGGGGCGAACTTACCCTCTGTACCGGCGGTGATCGAGGTTCTGACAAGTAGCCCGCTTAAACTCCTGCTTCCCCCGCAGTGGTTCGAGGGAGGTGTGCTCATAGGTGAAACGCAGGCTGACGTGGATATTTTTCTGGGTGTAAGGTCCAGGACGGCGCTTTGCAACCCTGATAGCACCATAAACTGCAATGTCGAACCGGAAAAATGCACGGAATGCTCAGTGATTCTGAAGGCGAGCGTACTGGGAGCCGAGAAATCGGCGGTTATCGATTCGCTCGATGATATAAAAGCGAACAACTTCCCGGTTTCTTCTTTCGCCGGGATATCCGATTTCGTAAACGGAGTGTTGGTAAACGGCGTGAGTTACGGCTTTTTCCCGACATTCGCCTCTCAAACCTCTGAGATAACCATAGTTGACGCCAAGACATTGCGGGTTGATCTTGCGACCGATGAACTGCTTCTGGAACAAAACGGCGGTCAGCCTCAGCCGATTGCCGGAGGTCCGAATGCGCCCGGGATAGTGGATATTCAACTGGTGTTCAATCTTCAAGATCCTGACGGTGGAATAACTAAAGTAGGAGTGCCGCTCGCAGCTGCAAGTAACATGTATCCAGACTTTTCCAATGCCGCGCTGAACGGCCGTGAGCAGGACCTAAGATCTGTAGAGATATACCTTGTTGTCAAATCAAAGATGAAGCCGAAAAAGCTTCAAGGCGGGGAACATGTCCAAACATTACCCGCTATAGGGGATGTACTGGAGAGAACCGTTACTTCGCCTTCGTCCACTACCAATGAGCCCGAGGAAGGCTACACGTACAGGGTCTTGTCGACCACAGTGTATATGAGGAATCATTCAAGGGAGGAGTTCGGTTAA
- a CDS encoding prepilin-type N-terminal cleavage/methylation domain-containing protein, whose protein sequence is MSILNSQKGFTFTEIMIALSIMALGFLAMAQMQYLSLKQKSQAESGTVATNVIQFIADRDMEELKRTHLLNSIAFIEAQAGRLSPGSAAEPHLQHCTSGSSTRLCDACPCDPLTAVTSDLTDDGENCSNPETACAVINIHNFDPEDVDFSTNEADCNNPPGDSLIIVKQVCVQIINDPNSSTVTTLNVTYGVKSKNQFLETNFDSLSTKDTLATQNMVFSAHQEDWSQFIPGWTSVKVPHIP, encoded by the coding sequence ATGTCGATATTAAATAGCCAAAAGGGATTTACTTTTACCGAGATAATGATTGCGCTTTCTATCATGGCGCTCGGGTTTCTGGCGATGGCGCAGATGCAGTATTTATCTCTGAAACAGAAGAGTCAGGCGGAATCCGGGACCGTCGCTACTAACGTGATCCAGTTCATAGCGGACCGTGATATGGAAGAGCTCAAACGAACGCATCTGCTTAATTCAATTGCTTTCATAGAGGCACAGGCCGGGAGATTGAGTCCCGGGAGTGCAGCGGAGCCGCATTTGCAGCATTGCACATCGGGAAGCTCAACAAGGCTGTGCGATGCGTGCCCGTGCGACCCGTTAACAGCTGTTACCTCGGATCTCACGGATGATGGGGAGAACTGTAGTAATCCTGAGACGGCATGTGCTGTAATAAATATTCACAATTTCGATCCCGAAGATGTGGATTTCAGCACAAATGAAGCGGACTGCAACAATCCTCCGGGTGATTCTTTGATTATTGTAAAGCAGGTGTGTGTTCAAATCATTAACGATCCCAATAGTTCAACTGTAACAACTCTCAATGTTACTTACGGCGTAAAATCAAAAAACCAGTTTCTGGAAACGAATTTTGACAGTTTGAGTACGAAAGATACGCTCGCGACACAGAATATGGTATTCAGCGCTCATCAAGAGGACTGGAGCCAGTTTATTCCGGGGTGGACTTCTGTAAAGGTTCCCCATATACCATAA
- the metG gene encoding methionine--tRNA ligase: protein MPKSFYVTTPIYYVNDVPHIGHAYTTIAADAVARFRRLKGERVFFLTGTDEHGQKIERTAEARGEKPIELADRVVTRFEDLSDALNITNDDFIRTTEERHEKAVVEIFKRIEESGDIYLSEYEGWYDVRNEAFITETQYEEIMSLPEDRRPAVEKVKEESYFFRLSKYQEPLLEYYKNFPDFVKPVYRMNEVVRFVEGGLKDLSVSRTTFSWGIPVPGDPKHVIYVWFDALTNYLTAAGFPDNQERFNSIWPADLHLVGKDILRFHAVYWPAFLMSAKLPLPRTVFAHGWWTVEGEKMSKSVGNVIDPYQVVDEFGADVFRYFLLREIPFGQDGDFSKGAIISRVNGDLANGLGNLVSRTLGMIGRYREGRIPEPGQLTGADELIKDNALSAVEHVESAMGDVAFHKALTSIWDFIALVNKYVDDEAPWVLAKEKEDERLNSVLWTVAQAIGVISLLIYPFMPKSAGEIWRRLGFKDPVESNLLDRAKDWAITAPGSVVEKGSSLFPRYEGSQ, encoded by the coding sequence ATGCCGAAATCGTTTTATGTTACGACGCCGATTTACTATGTAAACGACGTACCTCATATAGGCCACGCCTACACCACAATTGCCGCAGATGCCGTAGCCAGGTTCAGGAGGCTCAAGGGGGAGCGCGTTTTTTTTCTGACGGGAACGGATGAACACGGGCAGAAAATAGAGAGGACCGCGGAGGCGCGGGGAGAGAAGCCGATAGAGCTTGCCGACCGCGTGGTTACGAGGTTCGAGGATCTTTCGGACGCGCTCAATATTACAAACGATGACTTCATAAGAACGACCGAAGAACGGCATGAAAAAGCCGTGGTGGAAATTTTTAAGAGGATTGAAGAGTCAGGCGATATTTATCTGAGCGAGTATGAAGGATGGTACGATGTAAGGAACGAGGCGTTTATTACGGAAACGCAGTACGAGGAAATAATGAGTCTTCCCGAAGACAGGCGCCCCGCTGTAGAGAAGGTAAAGGAGGAAAGCTATTTTTTCAGACTTTCAAAATACCAGGAACCCCTTCTCGAGTACTATAAAAACTTTCCCGACTTCGTTAAGCCCGTTTACAGGATGAACGAGGTCGTACGCTTTGTAGAGGGGGGGCTCAAAGACCTTAGCGTCAGCCGCACGACTTTCAGCTGGGGTATCCCGGTGCCGGGCGACCCGAAGCACGTCATTTATGTCTGGTTCGATGCGCTTACGAACTATCTGACCGCGGCCGGTTTTCCGGATAATCAGGAGAGATTCAACAGCATCTGGCCTGCTGATTTACACCTTGTGGGAAAGGATATACTCAGGTTTCACGCGGTCTACTGGCCGGCGTTCCTCATGTCTGCAAAACTTCCTCTGCCGCGGACTGTTTTCGCCCACGGCTGGTGGACCGTGGAAGGTGAGAAAATGTCAAAATCCGTAGGGAACGTCATAGACCCCTATCAGGTTGTGGATGAATTCGGAGCCGATGTGTTCAGGTACTTTCTTTTGAGGGAAATACCGTTCGGGCAGGACGGGGATTTCTCGAAAGGAGCGATTATTTCGAGAGTGAACGGGGATCTGGCCAACGGGCTGGGAAATCTCGTGAGCCGAACCCTGGGCATGATCGGGAGATACCGGGAGGGCAGAATTCCCGAGCCGGGTCAATTGACCGGCGCTGATGAACTTATTAAAGACAATGCGTTATCTGCGGTAGAACATGTTGAAAGCGCCATGGGTGACGTGGCTTTTCACAAGGCGCTAACCTCTATATGGGACTTTATTGCCCTCGTGAACAAATATGTCGACGATGAGGCCCCGTGGGTGCTTGCGAAGGAGAAGGAGGACGAGAGACTCAACTCTGTATTGTGGACCGTCGCTCAGGCAATCGGTGTGATTTCACTCCTGATTTATCCTTTCATGCCTAAATCGGCGGGCGAGATATGGAGGAGGCTCGGTTTTAAGGACCCCGTGGAGTCAAACCTGCTCGACAGGGCGAAAGACTGGGCGATTACAGCCCCAGGATCGGTGGTCGAGAAGGGGAGCAGTCTGTTTCCGCGATACGAGGGAAGTCAGTGA
- the holB gene encoding DNA polymerase III subunit delta', translating into MFENIIGHEFQKNILLRAARDGVVSHAYLFSGPGGVGKRLLAIEFAKLLNCVGAGAEKGGLCECGACRKINKGIHPDVITVQFAGAKNIKVDQIREEVEEKLFLKPFEGTFKVVIVDDSERMNNSAQNAFLKTLEEPPSESVIILVTSHPNSLLPTIRSRCQSLGFNPLGEKLIVDVLEKRGELSSEEALLCSKLSGGSLGRALSLDKEIIEWRKELIVRLSALNKYSASDVADLTDTVSDGASSDDTGRLEMAFQFIYLWLRDLVILKTGSGEITNTDLSGIIAGTAGKWRLDDLLDRQRQLEKTWYDIFRTNANLKLALENLFIKLALSPSAL; encoded by the coding sequence TCAGGCCCCGGCGGCGTTGGTAAAAGGCTTCTGGCAATCGAATTCGCCAAGCTGTTAAACTGCGTCGGAGCCGGAGCGGAAAAGGGCGGGTTGTGCGAGTGCGGCGCCTGCCGCAAGATAAATAAGGGAATCCATCCGGACGTAATAACGGTGCAGTTCGCTGGAGCCAAGAATATAAAGGTGGATCAGATCCGTGAGGAGGTCGAGGAAAAACTGTTTCTTAAGCCTTTTGAGGGCACGTTCAAGGTAGTTATTGTCGATGATTCGGAAAGGATGAACAACAGCGCGCAGAACGCTTTTCTGAAAACACTCGAAGAACCTCCTTCCGAATCCGTTATCATTCTTGTCACCTCGCATCCGAATTCCCTGCTTCCGACAATAAGGTCCAGGTGTCAAAGCCTCGGGTTTAACCCGCTCGGTGAAAAACTTATAGTTGACGTGCTCGAAAAGAGGGGTGAACTATCTTCTGAGGAGGCGCTTTTGTGCTCGAAGCTCTCGGGCGGAAGCCTGGGGAGGGCGCTCAGTCTGGATAAAGAGATAATTGAATGGAGAAAAGAACTGATAGTGAGGCTGAGCGCTCTGAACAAATATTCGGCTTCTGATGTAGCGGATCTGACCGATACCGTGTCGGACGGCGCTTCCTCCGATGATACCGGCCGCCTGGAGATGGCCTTTCAGTTTATATACCTCTGGCTCCGTGACCTTGTTATACTGAAAACCGGCTCCGGCGAGATAACCAATACGGATTTAAGCGGGATTATCGCCGGGACGGCGGGGAAATGGAGACTGGATGATTTATTGGACAGGCAAAGACAACTCGAGAAAACTTGGTATGATATATTTCGTACAAACGCGAACTTGAAACTCGCTCTGGAAAACCTGTTCATAAAATTAGCCCTTTCACCGAGTGCGTTATGA